One window from the genome of Nocardioides panaciterrulae encodes:
- a CDS encoding phosphatase PAP2 family protein, with protein MDLSRASPWARNRLPWVLEQAAIVLLGAFVYFRVRGLTDSSTRLALEHARDLFHVERLLGIDVEASLQAPLDGSALLETLSNWVYIWGHWPVIILTMTWLALRHGEVFLRLRDAMLVSGALGMLVFVSYPVAPPRLAHLGLVDTITQSSDSYRYLQPPAFVNQYAALPSLHVGWDLLVGMAIFSATTNLALRVIGCLMPLAMAYAVIATANHFVLDVLAGIVLVLIGHATALWLQRRRARRREQEAA; from the coding sequence ATGGACCTCTCGCGGGCGTCCCCGTGGGCCCGCAACCGCTTGCCATGGGTCCTCGAGCAGGCGGCGATCGTGCTGTTGGGCGCGTTCGTCTACTTCCGGGTGCGCGGCCTCACCGACTCCTCCACCCGGCTCGCCCTGGAGCACGCCCGCGACCTCTTCCACGTCGAGCGCCTGCTCGGGATCGACGTCGAGGCGAGCCTGCAGGCCCCGCTGGACGGCTCGGCGCTGCTGGAGACGCTGAGCAACTGGGTCTACATCTGGGGCCACTGGCCGGTCATCATCCTCACCATGACGTGGCTGGCGCTGCGCCACGGGGAGGTGTTCTTGAGGCTGCGCGATGCGATGCTGGTCTCCGGCGCGCTGGGGATGCTGGTCTTCGTGTCCTACCCGGTCGCGCCCCCGCGCCTGGCCCACCTGGGACTGGTCGACACGATCACCCAGAGCTCCGACTCCTACCGCTACCTGCAGCCCCCGGCGTTCGTGAACCAGTACGCCGCCCTCCCGAGCCTGCACGTGGGCTGGGACCTCCTGGTCGGGATGGCGATCTTCTCGGCCACCACCAACCTCGCGCTCCGGGTGATCGGCTGCCTGATGCCGCTCGCGATGGCCTACGCCGTGATCGCGACCGCCAACCACTTCGTCCTCGACGTGCTCGCCGGCATCGTCCTGGTGCTGATCGGGCACGCGACCGCGCTGTGGCTGCAGCGCCGGCGCGCCAGACGCAGGGAGCAGGAGGCCGCGTGA